The following are encoded in a window of Flavobacterium psychrotrophum genomic DNA:
- a CDS encoding DUF6929 family protein gives MQKFTLELLFRIIGIGSASGLIYNNGSLYLVSDNSHMVYNYNIDAKTLDKTSLVNKDYTGPLENIPKADKPDYEAIAIKNDSLYLFGSGSADNRNLIGHININTKELYPHIDAADLYLAMQSFGETDPQDFNIEAAVNDGDTWYLFNRGNGPKRKNGIFTLTGTLNNTAFQIIYNPIKLPKINGIQAGFTDATLANGKLYFIAAAEKTSSTYDDGEAAGTLIGRLNIEKMKVEKTAVISETHKFEGITLYKDLDKTLEFLLCEDTDDDATETDIYKLSFKK, from the coding sequence ATGCAAAAGTTTACGCTGGAACTCCTGTTCCGCATTATAGGTATTGGTTCGGCTTCAGGCCTTATATATAATAATGGCAGCCTGTACCTGGTTTCAGACAACAGCCACATGGTATATAACTATAACATTGATGCCAAAACACTCGATAAGACATCGCTTGTAAATAAAGACTATACCGGCCCGCTGGAAAACATACCAAAAGCCGATAAACCCGATTATGAAGCTATTGCCATAAAAAATGACAGCCTGTACCTTTTTGGATCAGGATCGGCAGACAACCGTAACCTCATCGGGCATATCAACATCAATACTAAAGAGCTGTATCCGCACATTGATGCCGCCGACCTGTATCTTGCCATGCAATCGTTTGGCGAAACAGACCCGCAGGATTTTAATATCGAGGCGGCTGTAAATGATGGTGATACCTGGTACCTCTTTAACCGTGGCAATGGCCCCAAAAGAAAGAACGGCATCTTTACCCTGACGGGAACGCTTAATAACACAGCATTCCAGATTATTTACAACCCTATTAAGCTACCAAAAATAAACGGTATCCAGGCTGGCTTTACAGATGCTACACTGGCAAACGGTAAGCTGTACTTTATAGCCGCTGCCGAAAAAACGTCTTCAACGTATGATGACGGAGAAGCCGCGGGTACGCTTATTGGCAGGCTTAATATTGAAAAAATGAAAGTCGAAAAAACTGCAGTGATCTCTGAAACGCATAAATTTGAAGGTATTACCCTGTACAAAGACCTCGATAAAACCCTTGAGTTTTTACTGTGCGAAGACACCGATGACGATGCTACCGAAACGGATATATATAAGCTTAGCTTTAAGAAGTAG
- a CDS encoding YfbK domain-containing protein: MNNDPAQALQGRTAGLTIKPANGQPGANSAIAIRGINTLNPNQEPLYVIDGVPMDSASARSLNSSEIKSITVLKDASATAIYGSRAANGVIIMNTKDGKGLSAKERRKMRREQRKASKEASASQKDFEKAQEEQRRADEAEERERQNAFEAEQKRRMTEKIKVDREEYESFEENKFENPATAPLSTFSIDVDNASYTNIRRFINNGETVPKDAVRVEEMINFFKYSYPQPTGKNPFSINTEYSDCPWNPQHRLLKIGLQGKDIPQAELPASNFVFLIDVSGSMDAQNKLPLLKESMKILVKQMRAKDRIAIVVYAGAAGMVLPSTSGSDKPAIIAALDKLSAGGSTAGGAGIELAYKTAQEHFIKGGNNRVILATDGDFNVGASSDKDMQTLIEEKRKSGVFLTCLGYGMGNYKDSKLETLSDKGNGNYAYIDNMDEADRFLDKEFRGSMYAIAKDVKIQIEFNPNHVQAYRLIGYENRKLRNEDFTNDAIDAGELGSGHTVTALYEIIPPGVKDDFTTATDLKYSTVQPTGTKYSSELATVKFRYKKPDGDTSTEMVQIIPDTAQPLMNATGDFKFAAAVAWFGLKLRDSNLVPNKDIEAIKKLAKEGRLSDPEGYRAEFIRLAGRIE; this comes from the coding sequence ATTAACAATGATCCAGCACAGGCACTTCAGGGCAGGACAGCCGGGTTAACAATAAAACCTGCTAATGGGCAACCGGGAGCAAATAGTGCTATTGCTATAAGAGGTATTAATACTCTCAATCCTAATCAGGAGCCACTATATGTTATTGATGGTGTACCAATGGACAGTGCCAGTGCAAGAAGTCTCAACTCATCCGAAATAAAGTCGATAACCGTATTAAAAGATGCCAGTGCTACCGCCATATACGGAAGCCGCGCAGCTAATGGGGTTATTATTATGAACACTAAAGACGGTAAGGGGCTATCTGCTAAAGAGCGTCGCAAAATGAGACGTGAACAACGCAAAGCTTCTAAAGAAGCAAGTGCTTCTCAAAAAGATTTTGAAAAGGCACAGGAAGAACAGCGCAGAGCAGATGAAGCCGAAGAGCGCGAACGTCAGAACGCTTTTGAAGCAGAGCAAAAACGCCGTATGACCGAAAAGATAAAAGTAGACCGGGAGGAGTATGAAAGCTTTGAAGAAAACAAGTTTGAAAACCCTGCTACTGCCCCACTTTCTACTTTTTCTATTGATGTAGATAATGCAAGTTATACCAACATTAGGCGCTTTATAAACAATGGCGAAACGGTACCTAAAGATGCGGTGCGTGTTGAAGAAATGATCAATTTCTTTAAATACAGCTACCCGCAGCCTACCGGTAAAAATCCGTTCTCGATTAATACTGAGTACAGCGATTGCCCGTGGAACCCGCAGCACAGGTTGCTAAAGATAGGCCTTCAGGGTAAGGATATACCTCAGGCAGAACTTCCCGCCAGTAACTTTGTATTCCTTATTGATGTATCCGGCTCTATGGACGCACAAAATAAATTGCCACTGCTTAAAGAGAGCATGAAGATACTGGTAAAACAAATGCGTGCCAAAGACCGTATAGCCATAGTGGTATATGCCGGTGCCGCAGGTATGGTACTGCCATCAACCAGTGGCAGCGATAAGCCTGCAATTATTGCAGCACTTGATAAGCTAAGCGCTGGTGGCAGCACGGCAGGTGGCGCGGGTATAGAACTGGCGTATAAAACCGCACAGGAACATTTTATAAAAGGAGGCAACAATCGTGTAATTCTCGCTACCGATGGCGACTTTAACGTAGGCGCATCATCTGACAAGGATATGCAAACTCTGATCGAAGAGAAACGTAAAAGCGGCGTGTTCCTTACCTGCCTTGGCTATGGTATGGGCAACTATAAAGACAGTAAGCTTGAAACACTTTCTGATAAAGGAAACGGCAACTACGCCTATATTGATAATATGGACGAAGCAGACCGATTTTTAGATAAGGAGTTCCGCGGGTCGATGTATGCCATCGCAAAAGATGTAAAGATACAGATAGAGTTTAATCCTAACCATGTGCAGGCCTACCGCCTTATAGGATATGAAAACCGCAAGCTGCGCAACGAAGATTTTACTAATGATGCCATAGATGCCGGCGAACTGGGTAGCGGCCACACTGTTACGGCACTGTATGAGATAATTCCGCCGGGTGTTAAAGATGACTTTACAACGGCTACAGATTTAAAGTATAGTACAGTACAACCCACAGGTACTAAGTACAGTAGCGAACTGGCTACCGTAAAATTCAGGTACAAAAAGCCTGACGGCGATACCAGTACTGAGATGGTTCAGATAATTCCTGATACGGCACAGCCGTTAATGAATGCTACGGGCGACTTTAAATTTGCCGCTGCTGTAGCGTGGTTCGGGCTTAAGCTGCGCGATAGCAACCTGGTGCCAAACAAAGATATTGAGGCCATTAAAAAACTGGCCAAAGAAGGCCGCCTGAGCGACCCGGAAGGGTATCGCGCTGAGTTTATAAGGCTGGCGGGACGTATAGAATAA
- a CDS encoding RNA polymerase sigma factor, producing MHRDAQRQVYDLMAPKLYYTCKRYLKSEEEIEEVVADAFYTIFTKLDQLKETKAFEAWARKIAVNLCLLSLKRNVNFNIYIEDMGRKDEPQQAQSAGLEEEDLLHLLTYLPEGCRTVFNLFAIEGYSHKEIAAMLHISEGTSKSQLNASRSKLKELVNDVYYQNENSHGKSR from the coding sequence ATGCACCGCGACGCGCAGCGGCAGGTGTATGACCTTATGGCTCCAAAGCTGTATTACACCTGCAAGAGGTACCTTAAGAGCGAGGAAGAGATAGAAGAGGTAGTGGCCGATGCCTTTTATACCATCTTTACCAAGCTGGACCAACTTAAAGAAACAAAAGCCTTTGAGGCATGGGCACGCAAAATAGCCGTAAACCTGTGCCTGCTTTCGCTAAAGCGCAATGTAAATTTTAATATTTACATAGAAGACATGGGCCGCAAGGACGAACCCCAGCAAGCCCAATCGGCCGGGCTTGAGGAGGAAGACCTGCTGCACCTGCTAACGTACCTGCCCGAGGGTTGCCGTACCGTTTTTAACCTGTTTGCCATTGAAGGCTATTCGCATAAAGAAATAGCCGCAATGCTCCATATTAGTGAGGGGACTTCTAAATCACAATTAAATGCCTCCCGCAGCAAACTGAAGGAATTAGTAAACGATGTTTATTACCAAAACGAGAACAGCCATGGAAAATCACGATAA
- a CDS encoding EcsC family protein, protein MDFNDLIKKLMPPFADVKRDIEILRSHNPGRGAKELAALYRSQIRRKYTSIGVVGALPGVIPGLGTVAQIALEAGTISADVLVMLRLMSSLCYGMGLIYGQDTKGNFDERFTVVLGLWSGVVVPEKAGLALGDKITVEHFNQHITDRIRNRMNQKIGRKLVVKYGAKRGGVALGTLIPFGIGAAVGGVFNYTTMSKFSEAAENYFRNTDASYTITE, encoded by the coding sequence ATGGATTTTAACGACCTCATAAAAAAACTCATGCCGCCATTTGCAGATGTAAAGCGCGACATAGAGATTTTACGCAGCCATAACCCCGGCAGGGGCGCAAAAGAACTGGCTGCTTTATACCGTTCGCAAATACGTAGAAAATATACTTCGATAGGCGTTGTAGGTGCTTTGCCGGGGGTAATACCCGGGCTGGGTACTGTGGCGCAAATAGCGTTGGAGGCCGGAACCATTTCGGCAGATGTACTGGTTATGCTTCGGCTTATGTCTTCATTATGCTATGGTATGGGGCTTATTTATGGCCAGGACACCAAGGGGAATTTCGACGAACGCTTTACCGTGGTTTTAGGCTTATGGAGTGGGGTAGTGGTACCGGAGAAAGCGGGACTTGCGCTGGGCGACAAAATTACCGTGGAGCATTTTAACCAGCATATTACAGATCGTATCCGTAACCGTATGAACCAAAAAATAGGACGCAAATTGGTTGTTAAATATGGTGCTAAAAGGGGAGGCGTGGCACTGGGTACTTTAATACCTTTTGGCATAGGCGCAGCTGTGGGCGGGGTATTTAATTACACTACCATGTCAAAGTTTAGCGAAGCAGCCGAAAACTATTTTAGAAATACAGATGCCAGTTATACCATAACCGAATGA
- a CDS encoding ABC transporter permease — protein MVKNWIKIFIYQIKNNKFFTALNLLGLSLGIAGLIFAILYWNDEHSYNAQNPNKDNSYLVVSDLGPGMIWGASAAPLGPRIAAEIPEVTEHCYMNTWYLNDVIAYNGKKEVATKIIDAQPNFFNFFPAKFIKGNPQTVLTPTSIALSEPLALQLFGTDNPIDKQVKYVDKTLTVKGIYKIESRSSYMPDAVISGIDAKFKNETQWGNYSWGLFVKLNDVTKAETVKQKIENLYYNYNTKVSAEKSNISPEEYIKLYGQTKIILEPIKDLRLKSVVEDMPEGKGNYQFLLIMTVLSVLILTMSVANYVNLATANAIRRAKEVGVRKILGAGTGNIIRQFLFETGVLTLFAILLALVIVEVSLPYYNIFLHKNLQLNNGQFYVQLAAIFILVLVVAGVFPAAYVSKFEAIQVLKGNFGRSKKGIWLRNAMLVIQFAIASFFIMGSYIVYSQVHYLTTKDPGFSAAQIVNIYYRNPYDYHVEGYRKAIAQKYEHIKERLSKVKGVQQVAAGTIDVGSNGGFLSGYTYNSTELSLQNMAIDFNLLEMLKVKIKEGRSLSEKFASDTVSSVLLNETAVKMLGIKKPLDDYIYFDQSTKLKIVGVVKDFHVSGLQEKIRPMAFMHYKSMDWMLQNAHALYIKTNPGETESALADIQQIWLEDIDPDFPFTYNFVDKNFARTYEQYIHQRNLFSLLNILVVTIALFGLFALASYSIQRRMKEIAIRKTLGADTNVLLKELSKQYVVFCIIGFIIAFVPAWLLLDKWLDNFAYRISISYLSFIVGFLALLVLTLAVVLGRAYAATRLNVLAYLKYE, from the coding sequence ATGGTTAAGAACTGGATCAAAATATTTATATACCAGATAAAGAACAACAAATTCTTTACCGCGCTAAACCTGCTGGGGCTTAGCCTGGGAATTGCCGGGCTTATATTTGCCATACTGTACTGGAACGATGAGCACAGCTACAATGCACAAAATCCTAATAAGGATAATTCTTATCTTGTAGTGTCAGACCTGGGCCCGGGTATGATATGGGGAGCAAGTGCCGCGCCGCTTGGCCCCCGCATTGCCGCTGAAATACCGGAAGTTACAGAACATTGTTATATGAACACCTGGTATCTTAACGATGTGATAGCATATAATGGCAAAAAAGAGGTAGCGACAAAAATTATAGACGCACAGCCAAACTTTTTTAATTTCTTTCCTGCTAAATTTATTAAGGGTAACCCACAAACAGTGCTTACCCCAACGTCTATAGCACTTTCAGAGCCATTAGCACTACAACTATTTGGCACAGATAATCCTATTGACAAGCAGGTTAAATATGTAGACAAAACCCTTACTGTAAAGGGGATTTACAAGATAGAAAGCCGTTCCAGCTATATGCCCGATGCCGTAATAAGCGGCATCGACGCAAAGTTTAAGAACGAAACCCAATGGGGCAATTACAGCTGGGGACTTTTTGTAAAATTAAACGATGTTACCAAAGCAGAAACAGTAAAGCAGAAAATAGAAAACCTATATTATAATTACAATACCAAAGTAAGCGCCGAAAAAAGTAACATTAGCCCCGAAGAATATATAAAACTGTACGGGCAGACAAAGATAATACTCGAACCAATTAAAGACCTCAGGCTAAAATCTGTAGTTGAAGACATGCCCGAAGGCAAAGGTAACTACCAGTTCCTGCTTATAATGACCGTACTGTCTGTACTGATATTAACAATGTCTGTAGCTAACTATGTAAACCTTGCCACAGCAAATGCCATAAGGCGCGCAAAAGAGGTTGGCGTACGAAAAATACTGGGTGCAGGTACCGGAAACATTATCAGGCAATTTTTATTTGAAACGGGAGTACTTACACTGTTTGCCATATTACTGGCGCTTGTAATTGTAGAAGTTTCGCTACCTTATTATAACATTTTTCTGCATAAAAACCTCCAGCTTAATAATGGGCAGTTCTATGTGCAGCTTGCGGCTATTTTTATACTCGTACTTGTTGTAGCAGGTGTTTTTCCAGCGGCTTATGTCTCTAAATTTGAGGCTATCCAGGTACTAAAAGGCAACTTTGGCCGTAGTAAAAAAGGCATTTGGCTGCGCAATGCCATGCTTGTAATACAGTTTGCCATAGCATCATTTTTTATAATGGGCTCTTACATTGTTTATAGCCAGGTACACTACCTTACTACTAAGGACCCCGGTTTTAGCGCGGCACAAATAGTTAATATTTACTACCGCAACCCGTATGATTATCATGTAGAAGGCTATAGAAAAGCCATCGCACAAAAATATGAACATATAAAAGAACGCCTTAGCAAAGTAAAAGGTGTACAGCAGGTTGCTGCCGGTACTATAGATGTGGGCAGTAATGGCGGGTTTCTTAGCGGATATACTTATAACAGCACAGAGTTGTCGCTACAAAATATGGCTATCGATTTTAACCTGCTTGAAATGCTTAAAGTAAAGATAAAAGAAGGCCGTAGCCTCTCAGAAAAATTTGCTTCTGATACCGTAAGTTCAGTATTGCTTAATGAAACAGCCGTTAAAATGCTTGGCATAAAAAAGCCGTTAGACGACTACATTTATTTTGACCAGAGTACTAAGCTAAAAATTGTGGGGGTGGTAAAAGACTTTCATGTTAGCGGGTTACAGGAAAAAATACGCCCTATGGCCTTTATGCACTATAAAAGCATGGACTGGATGCTGCAAAACGCCCATGCCCTGTATATAAAAACAAATCCGGGTGAAACAGAGAGTGCCCTTGCCGATATACAACAGATCTGGCTGGAAGATATAGACCCTGACTTTCCATTTACCTACAACTTTGTAGACAAAAATTTTGCCCGCACTTATGAGCAGTACATACACCAGCGCAACCTTTTTTCGTTGCTGAATATCCTTGTTGTCACTATAGCCTTGTTTGGGTTATTTGCACTGGCATCCTACAGCATACAGCGCCGCATGAAAGAAATAGCCATTCGCAAAACGCTGGGTGCCGATACTAATGTACTATTAAAAGAACTGTCTAAACAGTATGTAGTATTTTGCATTATTGGCTTTATCATCGCCTTTGTACCCGCCTGGCTCCTACTGGATAAGTGGCTCGATAATTTTGCATACCGCATCAGCATTTCATACCTGTCGTTTATTGTTGGCTTTTTAGCGTTGCTTGTATTAACGCTTGCCGTAGTACTGGGCCGTGCTTATGCTGCAACAAGGCTAAACGTCCTGGCTTATCTTAAGTACGAATAA
- a CDS encoding NUDIX domain-containing protein — protein sequence MKVSAGILLYRLSGAEPEFLLVHPGGPFFTKKDAGWWTIPKGEPNTDEDLLACAQREFAEETGYSPQPPFALLAAVIQKAGKKVHCWAAEGNLDANAITCNTFEIEWPPRSGKAKSFPEVDKAGWFVYSEAVTLINERQVAFLDEALQLIKSM from the coding sequence ATGAAAGTAAGCGCGGGGATATTATTATACAGGCTCTCAGGGGCTGAACCTGAGTTTTTACTGGTGCATCCCGGCGGGCCTTTCTTTACTAAAAAAGATGCAGGCTGGTGGACAATACCTAAAGGCGAACCCAATACCGATGAGGATTTGCTCGCATGTGCCCAGCGGGAATTTGCCGAGGAAACCGGGTATAGCCCACAACCTCCATTTGCACTACTGGCTGCAGTAATACAAAAGGCAGGTAAAAAAGTACATTGCTGGGCTGCTGAGGGTAACCTTGATGCTAACGCTATAACCTGTAATACTTTTGAAATAGAATGGCCGCCACGTTCCGGCAAAGCAAAATCTTTTCCGGAGGTAGATAAAGCGGGCTGGTTTGTTTATAGTGAAGCTGTTACCCTTATTAACGAACGACAGGTTGCTTTTTTAGATGAGGCTTTGCAGTTAATCAAAAGTATGTAA
- a CDS encoding TolC family protein, producing MKSLIAYSILLLFFQPVVAQQAWTLQQCLETGMKNTPDFQLRQLDILSAETTHRSPIMEYLPQVSVNGQHSYSIGSTIDPATNTRVSSNIQSDNFSLSAGMDLINFNVFTVARRNKIAVLKAKADKEATAAEYSLSILENFYNIIYTQDLLKIQLTQFENAKFNLARIEKEVEIGSRPKSDLYDMQVSYAQEDNAITTTTQLLYNQKLTLLQLVNVTDTTPDGIVLQHTLPTQFAGANFATLLENGYKNYPKIQSAQLAAEVARKEVTMKKNNNLPVLSAFYTYSSFYYLPLNQPGAPNVAPFFTQLDNNKNHYIGAQLSIPVFNGLRNHRDVQLARLEYDKRNIETEQEKIKLRQTIEQETAKHEQNLLLATKLEDTRAFAQKSFETTQSKFRSGIIEAITFSASKNQLLTAEYNLLKAKVTTEYTALKLQFLAFNTFTD from the coding sequence ATGAAAAGCCTTATTGCTTATAGTATCCTTTTGTTGTTCTTTCAGCCTGTAGTTGCACAACAGGCCTGGACATTGCAACAATGCCTGGAAACGGGAATGAAAAACACGCCCGACTTCCAGTTGCGCCAGCTCGACATATTGAGTGCCGAAACTACCCATCGCAGTCCCATTATGGAGTACCTGCCACAGGTAAGCGTTAACGGGCAGCACAGCTACAGTATAGGCTCTACCATAGACCCTGCTACTAACACGAGGGTGAGCAGCAACATACAAAGCGATAACTTTTCGCTTAGCGCGGGTATGGATCTTATAAACTTTAATGTGTTTACCGTGGCACGCCGCAACAAAATTGCGGTGCTTAAGGCAAAAGCCGATAAAGAGGCTACCGCTGCGGAGTATTCGCTATCGATACTGGAAAATTTTTATAACATCATCTACACCCAGGACCTGCTCAAGATACAGCTTACCCAGTTTGAGAATGCAAAGTTTAATCTTGCCCGCATAGAAAAAGAGGTAGAAATAGGCAGCAGACCAAAAAGTGACCTGTATGATATGCAGGTAAGCTATGCACAGGAAGATAACGCCATTACCACAACAACCCAGCTTTTATATAACCAGAAGCTTACCCTGCTGCAACTAGTGAATGTTACCGATACCACACCCGATGGTATAGTGCTGCAACACACATTACCAACACAGTTTGCTGGCGCTAACTTTGCGACCCTGCTCGAAAATGGGTACAAAAACTATCCCAAAATACAGTCGGCACAACTGGCAGCAGAGGTAGCCCGCAAAGAAGTAACCATGAAAAAGAACAATAACCTGCCGGTACTGTCGGCGTTCTACACCTATTCATCATTTTATTATTTACCGCTAAACCAGCCGGGGGCGCCTAATGTGGCACCGTTTTTTACCCAACTCGATAATAACAAGAATCATTATATAGGTGCACAGCTTAGCATCCCCGTTTTTAACGGATTGCGCAACCACCGCGACGTACAGCTTGCCCGCCTGGAGTATGACAAACGCAACATAGAAACCGAACAGGAAAAAATAAAACTACGCCAAACCATAGAGCAGGAAACTGCCAAGCACGAGCAAAACCTGCTGCTTGCCACCAAACTGGAAGATACCCGCGCCTTTGCACAAAAGTCATTTGAAACCACGCAGTCTAAATTCAGGAGTGGGATTATAGAGGCCATTACTTTTAGCGCTTCTAAAAACCAGTTGCTTACCGCAGAGTACAACCTGCTTAAGGCAAAAGTAACTACAGAATATACAGCGCTTAAGCTACAGTTCCTGGCTTTTAACACGTTTACAGATTAG
- a CDS encoding SRPBCC family protein yields MGLTANHTAKRNFSKYDPSGTDPNRYASVSNATEADSYLHKGKKSIVPGLRVNVSTPERILMILAGGYLLYRAFKKDDKRKITEGITGGTMLFRGISGYCPAYDAIENTQAAKGENIVINTSLTINRPVDEVYNTWRQLENIPMFMKHLDSVTQTDEYISEWKAKIPGGLGTTVSWTAEILMDEPNKLLSWHSIPGSTVNNNGKVRFTDLGDSTEIEVTISYHAPLGKPGEAVAKLFSPLFEGRLQKDIENFKEYMETGVLSE; encoded by the coding sequence ATGGGACTTACTGCAAACCACACAGCAAAAAGAAATTTCAGCAAATATGATCCGTCGGGTACCGATCCTAACCGTTATGCATCTGTCAGCAATGCTACCGAAGCTGATAGTTACCTGCATAAAGGTAAAAAAAGCATTGTGCCGGGGCTTCGTGTTAATGTAAGCACTCCCGAACGAATTTTAATGATACTGGCAGGCGGTTACCTGCTGTACCGCGCCTTTAAAAAAGACGATAAGCGTAAAATAACCGAAGGCATTACCGGCGGTACTATGTTGTTTAGGGGCATTAGTGGCTACTGCCCTGCCTATGATGCTATAGAAAATACACAGGCAGCTAAAGGCGAAAACATAGTAATAAACACATCGCTTACCATAAACCGCCCTGTAGATGAGGTTTATAATACCTGGCGACAACTGGAAAACATCCCCATGTTTATGAAACACCTGGACAGTGTAACACAAACTGACGAATATATAAGCGAATGGAAAGCTAAAATACCCGGTGGTTTAGGCACTACGGTAAGCTGGACTGCTGAAATATTGATGGATGAACCCAACAAACTTTTAAGCTGGCACTCTATACCGGGGTCTACCGTAAATAATAACGGTAAGGTAAGATTTACTGATCTTGGAGACAGTACCGAAATTGAGGTAACCATATCGTACCACGCGCCGCTTGGCAAACCGGGAGAAGCTGTTGCAAAATTATTTAGTCCGTTGTTTGAAGGCAGGCTGCAAAAAGACATCGAAAATTTTAAGGAATATATGGAGACGGGGGTATTGAGTGAATAA